From one Lotus japonicus ecotype B-129 chromosome 3, LjGifu_v1.2 genomic stretch:
- the LOC130742768 gene encoding uncharacterized protein LOC130742768: MVSLSLYRMKKFFAVLSRDKTTSSSVNLDASETPSEGIKIVDYELLETDPGIRPPISSYHPDIQNEVRKAYLKIGRHQPPDNFLYPWTYQGNKRRRFYKNWFDWYDWIDYSESKDLAFCLPCFLFKNVSKYGGDHFVTEGFGDWKNSHRLGSHASSCNTHRDCVLKSYDLINQKQSIKAAFVNQTKQMSSEYRVRVNTSLIATKFLLRCGMPFRGSDESFNSSFKGSFLELVDTLKEINPEIANVIDCAPGNNLMTAPKIQKDLAAACACEITKQIVCDIANDVFCVLIDESGDVAGKEQMAVVIRYVNSEGLVKERFLGIVSVKETSAKSLKEALEKLLSINGLSLSSIRGQGYDGASNMRGKFGGLRTLIQNENSSAYYVQCFAHQLQLALVACAKTHKDVSGFFGKVNMLVTFIRSSNERQELLRDKQVSQFAKLVEEGEIETGSGLNQESSIARAGDTRWGSHFRTLTRLMTLYGAIIEVLEEVRKDPSFEKHGETVLLLEVLQSFDFIFMLYMMVEILGFTNDLSEALQKRDQDLLNALSLVQATKEELQEMRNDGWEELISKVMEICNKHDIDVPDLDAPFVQGKKPRRHAITSIVSNLHHYKHDCLFSVLDLQLHELNARFDEENTELLQCVSCLNPSSSFEDFDVKKLPRMVKLYPNDFVDVPEVVVRHQLQNYVRNVRCDPKFAKLKGLSDLCAKLVETKRCNTFDIVYKLLKLALVLPVATASVERVFSAMKFVKSQLCNKMSDQWLNDRLVTFIERDVLGTIDNDVILTHFQIMDNRRFSL; encoded by the coding sequence ATGGTTTCATTATCTCTTTATAGGATGAAGAAATTTTTTGCTGTGCTTTCAAGAGACAAAACTACTTCTTCTTCGGTAAATCTAGACGCATCGGAAACTCCAAGTGAGGGTATTAAAATTGTTGATTATGAATTGTTGGAAACAGATCCAGGAATTAGGCCTCCAATTTCAAGCTATCATCCCGACATCCAAAATGAGGTAAGGAAAGCTTATTTAAAAATAGGTCGTCATCAACCTCCTGACAATTTTCTTTATCCTTGGACTTATCAAGGTAATAAAAGACGTAGATTTTACAAAAATTGGTTTGATTGGTATGATTGGATTGATTATAGTGAATCTAAGGACCTAGCATTTTGTTTGCCATGTTTCTTGTTTAAGAATGTCTCTAAATACGGGGGAGATCACTTTGTGACAGAGGGATTTGGTGATTGGAAGAATTCTCATAGATTGGGTAGTCATGCTTCTTCTTGTAATACTCATCGTGATTGTGTGCTTAAGAGTTACGATCTCATCAACCAAAAACAAAGTATTAAGGCTGCATTTGTTAATCAAACTAAACAAATGAGTTCTGAATATCGTGTTCGTGTAAACACATCTCTTATAGCTACTAAGTTTCTTTTGAGGTGTGGTATGCCATTTAGAGGGAGTGACGAGTCCTTTAACTCTTCATTTAAGGGGTCATTTCTTGAGTTGGTGGACACTCTAAAGGAAATTAATCCAGAGATAGCTAATGTAATAGATTGTGCTCCGGGAAATAACCTTATGACTGCCCCTAAGATTCAAAAGGATCTCGCTGCTGCTTGTGCATGTGAAATAACTAAACAAATTGTATGTGATATTGCGAATGATGTATTTTGTGTCTTGATTGATGAATCCGGTGATGTTGCTGGTAAAGAACAAATGGCTGTTGTTATTCGCTATGTTAATAGTGAAGGTTTGGTAAAAGAAAGGTTTCTTGGGATTGTTAGTGTTAAAGAAACAAGTGCTAAGTCGCTTAAGGAAGCACTTGAGAAGTTATTGTCTATTAATGGCTTGAGTTTATCTAGCATAAGGGGGCAAGGATATGATGGAGCTAGCAATATGCGAGGTAAATTTGGTGGTTTGAGAACTTTAAttcaaaatgaaaattcatCCGCTTATTATGTGCAATGTTTTGCCCATCAACTTCAATTGGCACTTGTTGCATGTGCTAAGACTCACAAAGATGTTAGTGGATTTTTCGGGAAGGTCAATATGCTTGTTACTTTCATACGGTCTTCTAACGAGAGACAAGAATTGCTTCGGGACAAACAAGTATCTCAATTTGCTAAATTGGTTGAAGAGGGTGAGATAGAGACTGGTAGTGGATTAAATCAAGAATCGTCTATTGCTAGAGCAGGTGACACTCGTTGGGGTTCCCACTTTAGGACTCTCACTAGATTGATGACTTTATATGGTGCCATTATTGAGGTACTTGAAGAAGTCAGGAAAGATCCGTCATTTGAAAAACATGGTGAAACAGTGCTTTTGCTAGAAGTGCTTCAGTcctttgattttattttcatgttATACATGATGGTTGAGATTTTAGGATTTACAAATGATTTAAGTGAAGCACTACAAAAGCGTGATCAAGATCTTTTGAATGCTTTATCACTTGTCCAAGCCACCAAAGAAGAATTGCAAGAAATGAGGAATGATGGATGGGAAGAACTTATATCTAAGGTTATGGAAATTTGCAATAAGCATGATATTGATGTGCCTGATTTGGATGCACCGTTTGTGCAAGGGAAGAAACCTAGACGACATGCTATCACTTCTATTGTTTCTAATTTGCATCATTATAAGCATGATTGTTTATTTAGTGTTTTAGATTTGCAGTTGCATGAGCTCAATGCTAGGTTTGATGAAGAGAATACTGAACTTTTACAATGTGTTTCATGTTTGAATCCCTCATCATCATTTGAAGATtttgatgtgaaaaaattaCCGAGGATGGTTAAACTTTATCCAAATGATTTTGTTGATGTGCCGGAAGTGGTAGTGCGACATCAGCTTCAGAATTATGTTAGAAATGTTCGATGTGATCCAAAATTTGCAAAGTTAAAAGGACTTTCAGATCTTTGTGCAAAACTTGTGGAAACAAAAAGGTGCAACACATTTGATATAGTTTATAAGCTTCTGAAGTTGGCTTTAGTCTTGCCGGTAGCTACGGCAAGCGTGGAACGTGTGTTTTCAGCTATGAAGTTTGTGAAGAGTCAGTTATGTAACAAAATGAGTGATCAATGGTTAAATGATCGTCTTGTAACTTTTATAGAAAGAGATGTTCTTGGAACAATTGACAATGATGTTATTTTAACACATTTTCAAATAATGGATAATAGACGATTTTCATTGTAA
- the LOC130746205 gene encoding beta-galactosidase 8-like: MRATQIVLVLVCFLGIYAPMLFCANVEYDHRALVIDGKRRVLISGSIHYPRSTPEMWPDLIQKSKDGGLDVIETYVFWNLHEPVRGQYDFKGRKDLVKFVKVVAEAGLYVHIRIGPYVCAEWNYGGFPLWLHFIPGIKFRTDNEPFKAEMKRFTAKIVDIIKQEKLYASQGGPVILSQIENEYGNIDSHYGSAGKSYIKWAASMATSLDTGVPWVMCQQADAPDPIINTCNGFYCDQFTPNSNTKPKMWTENWSGWFLSFGGAVPYRPVEDLAFAVARFFQRGGTFQNYYMYHGGTNFDRSTGGPFIATSYDYDAPIDEYGIIRQPKWGHLKDVHKAIKLCEEALIATDPTITSLGPNLEAAVYKTGSVCSAFLANVGTKSDVTVNFSGNSYHLPAWSVSILPDCKNVVLNTAKINSASAISSFTTESSKDIGSSEASGSGWSWISEPVGISKTDSISKIGLLEQINTTADKSDYLWYSLSIDPKDDAGAQTVLHIESLGHALHTFINGQLAGSQAGNSDKAKITVDIPIKLAAGKNTIDLLSLTVGLQNYGAFFETSGAGITGPVILKGLKNGKTLDLSSKKWNYQVGLKGEELGLSGGSSGQWNSQSTFPKNQPLIWYKTNFAAPSGSNPVAIDFTGMGKGEAWVNGQSIGRYWPTYASPNAGCTDSCNYRGSYSSSKCRKNCGKPSQTLYHVPRSWLKPHGNTLVLFEESGGDPTQISFVTKQIQSLCAHVSDSHPSPVDLWNSDTESGTKVGPVMLLKCPHHNQVISSIKFASYGTPAGTCGNFYHGRCSSNKALSIVQKACIGSSSCSVGVSIDTFGDPCTGVTKSLAVEATCA; the protein is encoded by the exons ATGAGAGCGACCCAGATTGTGTTGGTTCTGGTTTGCTTCCTCGGCATTTATGCTCCCATGTTGTTTTGTGCAAATGTGGAGTATGATCACAGAGCATTGGTCATTGATGGAAAACGCAGGGTCTTGATCTCTGGTTCTATTCACTACCCACGTAGTACTCCAGAG ATGTGGCCAGACCTTATTCAGAAATCCAAAGATGGAGGACTTGATGTGATTGAGACCTATGTTTTCTGGAATTTACATGAACCAGTTCGAGGCCAG TATGATTTTAAGGGGAGGAAGGATTTAGTGAAATTTGTGAAGGTTGTAGCTGAAGCGGGTCTATATGTGCATATTCGGATTGGTCCATACGTGTGTGCTGAATGGAACTATGG TGGTTTCCCTCTTTGGCTGCACTTCATTCCGGGAATTAAGTTCAGAACTGACAATGAACCATTCAAG GCAGAAATGAAACGATTCACAGCTAAGATAGTGGATATAATCAAGCAAGAGAAACTATATGCATCACAGGGAGGACCTGTTATTTTATCTCAG ATTGAAAATGAGTATGGAAATATTGATTCACATTATGGTTCTGCTGGCAAATCCTACATCAAGTGGGCAGCATCAATGGCTACATCTCTTGATACAGGAGTTCCCTGGGTCATGTGCCAGCAAGCAGATGCTCCTGATCCGATT ATTAACACGTGCAATGGATTTTACTGTGATCAATTCACACCAAACTCTAACACAAAACCGAAAATGTGGACTGAGAATTGGAGTGGATG GTTTCTATCATTTGGTGGTGCTGTTCCTTACAGACCTGTGGAAGATCTTGCATTTGCTGTGGCACGCTTTTTCCAGCGCGGTGGAACGTTTCAAAATTACTACATG TACCATGGAGGGACTAACTTTGACCGAAGTACTGGTGGACCTTTCATTGCCACTAGTTATGATTATGACGCACCAATTGATGAGTATG GAATTATTAGACAGCCTAAATGGGGCCACCTGAAAGATGTGCACAAGGCCATAAAGCTCTGTGAAGAAGCGTTAATTGCCACCGACCCAACCATTACATCACTTGGTCCAAACCTAGAG GCTGCAGTTTACAAGACAGGATCTGTATGTTCTGCCTTTCTTGCCAATGTCGGCACCAAATCTGATGTAACGGTGAATTTCAGCGGCAATTCATATCACTTGCCTGCATGGTCTGTGAGCATCTTACCTGACTGCAAGAATGTAGTGCTTAATACAGCAAAG ATTAATTCTGCATCTGCGATTTCAAGCTTCACAACTGAATCTTCAAAAGATATTGGTTCTTCAGAAGCTTCCGGTTCAGGATGGAGTTGGATAAGTGAACCAGTGGGTATTTCAAAGActgattcaatctcaaaaattGGATTGCTGGAGCAAATAAATACGACTGCCGATAAAAGTGACTACTTGTGGTATTCATTAAG cATTGATCCTAAGGATGATGCTGGTGCTCAAACTGTTCTTCACATCGAATCACTTGGCCATGCCCTTCACACTTTCATCAATGGGCAGCTTGCAG GGAGTCAAGCAGGCAATAGTGACAAAGCTAAGATCACTGTGGACATCCCCATCAAACTAGCGGCCGGAAAGAACACAATTGATCTCCTAAGTTTGACCGTGGGACTTCAG AACTATGGAGCTTTTTTTGAGACATCGGGAGCAGGGATCACTGGTCCAGTGATATTGAAAGGTTTGAAGAATGGCAAAACTCTTGATCTCTCCTCTAAGAAGTGGAATTATCAG GTTGGCCTCAAAGGTGAAGAATTAGGCCTTTCTGGTGGAAGTTCTGGACAGTGGAATTCACAATCTACCTTCCCTAAGAACCAACCATTGATTTGGTACAAG ACGAACTTCGCCGCTCCATCCGGCAGTAATCCAGTTGCAATTGACTTCACGGGGATGGGAAAAGGCGAGGCTTGGGTGAACGGACAGAGCATTGGGCGGTACTGGCCAACATATGCCTCTCcaaatgctggttgcacagactCGTGCAATTATAGAGGATCTTATAGTTCATCCAAATGTCGCAAGAATTGCGGAAAACCATCACAGACACT ATACCATGTACCAAGATCTTGGTTGAAACCACATGGAAACACTCTTGTATTGTTTGAGGAAAGTGGGGGTGATCCAACTCAAATCTCTTTTGTCACAAAACAGATACAAAGTTTGTGTGCACATGTATCTGATTCTCATCCATCACCGGTAGACTTGTGGAACTCAGATACAGAATCAGGAACAAAAGTAGGGCCTGTAATGTTGCTCAAGTGCCCTCATCATAATCAGGTCATCTCTTCCATCAAGTTTGCGAGCTACGGAACACCGGCCGGGACCTGCGGAAACTTCTACCACGGACGCTGCAGCAGCAATAAGGCTCTGTCCATTGTGCAGAAG GCCTGCATTGGATCAAGTAGTTGTAGCGTTGGAGTATCCATTGACACATTTGGAGACCCTTGTACAGGGGTCACAAAGAGTTTAGCTGTTGAAGCTACTTGTGCATAG